Sequence from the Macadamia integrifolia cultivar HAES 741 unplaced genomic scaffold, SCU_Mint_v3 scaffold2264, whole genome shotgun sequence genome:
gatggATATTTGTTGTCGCTCACTAGTGTACATTCATGAATAATGACCTATGCTATTCATTGATCATGTTGTTAAACAATCTGCAGTTTCAGAGAATAAAGGATGCCATTGCAACACATAACACGGCTCGATGTAGCATTGGTCCACCCTGAGGCATTGAAGATTATAACCTTCCTGAAACCTCCCCGGTTGCAGCTGCAAAGGACAAGATAGTTGAATCTAGTTCAAGATAAATCCTTATTTCCATTTATCAATCATTGATCTTGTTGTGTCTTTGTGCAAAGGACACTAAGCTGGTGCTTTACAAGCAGTTCATGGTGGAGGGGTCCTCACTCCTAAATTGTATATGCTTAGCTTTTCTTGTAAAAGAATTCTTCAGAAGTCCAGGTTCTGCTGTATTCTGTGCAATTCTTTTTAGCTTGCAATGTACAATATTAAAGATATCTTGTTTGAAAAGGAAATTCTAGATTCTAAACATTCATTCAATATACTCTTTTTGTCTACTTGGTGTTACTCTTAttcatttcctttctccttttcttctttagcTAATGGAGAAAACCTTGGACTATTTTGCATACTACTCTCTAAATTGTATCATATTTAGGTTCTAGTATCTCTGTCTGTAAATTTCCCTATTAAAGCGTATTATTTGTATAGACCCTTGGAGGTgggaaaaaagaattaaaaacaattCAATGAGAGAACTTTGACATTGATAGTAAATTTTATTGAGAGAGAATAGAAAAGGGAATTCCTGAAGGAAAATAAAGCCCAAATGGGCAACTGGGGAAGAAAATTTTAGCTTTGTCTCTTGATTTGTATTAAGCCTTCTTCAGTGCAATTGCATTCCAGACTATCACTCAAAATGTAGTCATCCACTCAATGCATGGTTAGATTGAGGTGCTCCTGTTCAGCTTTCCACATTCGTCTATCAAATTCTTTCCATTCAGCAAAGCACCTTGCCCGAACCTGAAAATATGGAACTTGTTTCAGATTGGCTTGCCTCACATCTCATTTGAAATTAATGCGAATAGAGACAATTAATCTGCATGGTCCTAAATAAACTAGAGATAAAAGAAATGGCACTAGGAGTATAGTGCAACTGTATTCTTCCGCACAAGCAATGCCAATTTGATCTCTGCCATTCCCTTCATCAATCAGTGAAATAAACTGTCAAATTTGACACAAGCAGTTACAAGGTTACTCACCCCCTTCCATGGGGCCTTTCCATCAATAGCTTTACCCTGCAAATATATCAAGTTTTGTGTAAGAGAAAGTATCCAGTGAATAGGTGCCTAAATGGGAAAATCAGATGTATATGCTATTTATATTGTCAACTTGAAGATCTGAGAGTCAGTAGGTGTATGTTTACCTGGTCTCCAAGAGAAGGCACACCCTTATGTTCTATCCATTGGGCATCAACAACACCTATCTTTTCATGGGCTGGCTGCACAACATTCCAAGACAATAGTCATTTATCAAACATTCTGTGAATGAATTCCATCAGATGTAAAATACTAAGCTAAAATGATTGATCTGGTTGCTTCTCAATCTAGATATCATGTGTTTATTGATAAAGAAGGCATTGGTTTGGCTATAATTTTATGCCAATTGACAGAAAATGGAGCAATTTCGAACAGGCAATCGTGAAAATTTGTGGTTTTGAGGTTATGCTGGGTTTGATAAGCCCCTTGGCCTTTGCAATGAGTTTAAGGGAAATTCAAGTGGCTGAATCAAGTAGGGTAAGGCTCCAGTGAGCAGTTGCACTGTGTAATCTAGTCTGACTTTACATTTGCACTGACAATGTGAAGTTGAACAGCTTTCACAGTAACTAAAACTTGAAGTTGCCAAGCATCTCTTCATCAGCTGTCTGTGTTACTGCAACAATTGGTGATATTTAGGAGGCAGGACCAGCAAAAAAGTGCCATTTGCAGCTGCCTTAGATGCTGTAATGATTGTTAGTTCTGATATCATTAGCAAATAAACCGTGTTGAAGATAACGCTCCCACACAGAACTGTATCATATTTCACAACCATAACTCATTTCCTTAGCACCTCTCACTTCCTCACTACAACAAAAGGATCAATTAAGCCAATTCATCATAATGTCCAAGAATTTCAAAGACTATCTGAAATAAAAGATTGTACCTTCACACATCTTTGCAGACTGAGATCTAGACCCCAACCATGTACCAAATCATTCTGCAGCATATTGAAGCTGTTAAATGCTAATAGTAACTTCAAATGGAGCAATCTGCTTTGATTTTATCCCTATTGCTGATAGGATAAATCAACGTTTCTGGGAAACCATATATGACTATGGTCAAAACTAGCAAAATACCTGAATCATGTGCCAGACACAACGCCACGACTCTCGTGAGAAAACTGGAGCCATTATCTCAACGAACCTATAATATTTTTTACCGGCAGTAGTTCCGCAAGAATGTAAGACCATTTGGAAAATCTTCTAAGAAgattatttaaatattttatgcaATATCTATCTATGTCAAGATGGCATCATGTATAATACAAACTTACCCTGCACAGGGTGGTAAATGTGGGTCGCGACACCAACCAGTCCTGTCAACAGTCTCCCTGCAATTACCATAAAAAGTAATTCAAAATTTGATCTATAGGCCGTATAGCTTACTTCAGAATATGATTGCAATCTTCTACTTGTGGACTTCTACATCATCCCTCCTCTCTGTCATCGACCATTGCAAGAAATTCTTTGGATCTAATCCTGGCTGTGATATCTCTAACCCATACTTCCTTGCAAGTTTAATATACCTGTTTGAAAAGCACAAGAATTCACGATGCTATCTAGATTTAAGAGAAATGAAAAACTTAAAAGGTATTTAGGAAATAGCAATGGCAGATTTATGATTTTACAAAGAACAGAATGAATAGAAATATTTCGGAGGGTTAGTACAACATTATTTCTTGATATGATGAAAGGGGGATTAGTATTTCCTAGTTCCAACTGATAAAAGTTAATTCTTGTAGGTACTTACTCTTCTGCATTAAAATTCTCTACTCCGAGATCTTCATCCCAGAGAAATATGTATTCATATGGGGCTATGATATCTGGATGGAGAAATCTCTTGGCATACCACCTGAAAAGAAGATTATACTTGCTAAGAAAGCCTGAATAAACTCACTATGCATTGTCAAAATATGCAGGATTGCGCTTACTAAACACTAAGAAACTTAAcataggaagaaaatgaaagaagggTTGTTCAGAAGAAACAAAAGTTTTGCTAGGGATGTGCAATGATCCTCTATTTTAGAGGGAGGAATCTTGATTACGTGATAATTTGGGAGGAAAAGGAAatggaaaacaaagaaaaaggggaggggggagagcatAAACCTTTGAATTATCTACTGATAGCATAGAAGGGAGAGAATAAAAAACAACAGAACAACAGAAATATCAAAGAAAGGATATGTGATTTTATGCAACTTTTGTTCCAAACAAGTAtattttaacctttttttttttctgcaacaTATACAAGTTTAAGGCCAACAGAAATTAAATGGAGAGTGCCCTACCACTTTGTTTGTCGTCTTATGCTGACATGAATTGCTCGTTGAGACCACTCAAACTCGTCCCACTCACTTGTCTTCCCATCATAGTGAAGTAGAACAAACGAAAAGTTCTCCGAAAACTAAACAACGAAGTTGGAATTAAAACTTCTCAACATGGGAAGTAGATCAGACAACAAAAACAACCAAGAAaaccaaaatctaaaacttggaaGGGTTACAACCTTTGAGATAATATCATCAACTATGGCCTTTTGAAGATATCCGACAGTTAAAACCAGCAGATACTTTGGTTTTGCTACCAACTGCTTCATAGATGAAgccacaaaaagaaagaaaaaagtgagTCAAACTCTACAGCACATTAACTGATTCTATAAGGAAATTGGACAGAGAATAGAAACCTC
This genomic interval carries:
- the LOC122066145 gene encoding uncharacterized protein LOC122066145 isoform X1; this encodes MRMNSNISSLNAAMAMETSIFPFTCMNSLFPSQQLWILGSRELIFSFQVELARHVPNPYSERIDPLFFCEQIFLNSIQDPLFTSETKYANLVSKPKESIKIYVPTNPRGAESLPPGIIESQSDLYLHGLRRNLTEQLVAKPKYLLVLTVGYLQKAIVDDIISKFSENFSFVLLHYDGKTSEWDEFEWSQRAIHVSIRRQTKWWYAKRFLHPDIIAPYEYIFLWDEDLGVENFNAEEYIKLARKYGLEISQPGLDPKNFLQWSMTERRDDVEVHKETVDRTGWCRDPHLPPCAGFVEIMAPVFSRESWRCVWHMIQNDLVHGWGLDLSLQRCVKPAHEKIGVVDAQWIEHKGVPSLGDQGKAIDGKAPWKGVRARCFAEWKEFDRRMWKAEQEHLNLTMH
- the LOC122066145 gene encoding uncharacterized protein LOC122066145 isoform X3, which encodes MRRVKMESRRRSSAPELILLPVFGFLMGYFVGSSFHTLVTLKVELARHVPNPYSERIDPLFFCEQIFLNSIQDPLFTSETKYANLVSKPKESIKIYVPTNPRGAESLPPGIIESQSDLYLHGLRRNLTEQLVAKPKYLLVLTVGYLQKAIVDDIISKFSENFSFVLLHYDGKTSEWDEFEWSQRAIHVSIRRQTKWWYAKRFLHPDIIAPYEYIFLWDEDLGVENFNAEEYIKLARKYGLEISQPGLDPKNFLQWSMTERRDDVEVHKETVDRTGWCRDPHLPPCAGFVEIMAPVFSRESWRCVWHMIQNDLVHGWGLDLSLQRCVKPAHEKIGVVDAQWIEHKGVPSLGDQGKAIDGKAPWKGVRARCFAEWKEFDRRMWKAEQEHLNLTMH
- the LOC122066145 gene encoding uncharacterized protein LOC122066145 isoform X2, with translation MRMNSNISSLNAAMAMETSIFPFTCMNSLFPSQQLWILGSRELIFSFQVELARHVPNPYSERIDPLFFCEQIFLNSIQDPLFTSETKYANLVSKPKESIKIYVPTNPRGAESLPPGIIESQSDLYLHGLRRNLTELVAKPKYLLVLTVGYLQKAIVDDIISKFSENFSFVLLHYDGKTSEWDEFEWSQRAIHVSIRRQTKWWYAKRFLHPDIIAPYEYIFLWDEDLGVENFNAEEYIKLARKYGLEISQPGLDPKNFLQWSMTERRDDVEVHKETVDRTGWCRDPHLPPCAGFVEIMAPVFSRESWRCVWHMIQNDLVHGWGLDLSLQRCVKPAHEKIGVVDAQWIEHKGVPSLGDQGKAIDGKAPWKGVRARCFAEWKEFDRRMWKAEQEHLNLTMH